A stretch of Episyrphus balteatus chromosome 2, idEpiBalt1.1, whole genome shotgun sequence DNA encodes these proteins:
- the LOC129910326 gene encoding peptidoglycan-recognition protein LA isoform X2 yields MYDQNMHPMSSAASNALMSLQNRGATNSANTAGGASATAGNVATPQNLFANPAIQPSSVINLSNSSDVVIGPMTQYQGPVTIYQYMDATVEARSMQANGGGITNNRHTATATSIQTISTSTKILFAFVLIVLIIIGFIAYLELRHNRRNDDKREILFGNNYDTGTFPNLGNGHLVVDREQWGTSEQAKNLTHPLRHPIPYVMITHVGVQSTPCFTIYKCSIKMRTLQDSSIAEKGLPDISSNFYVGNDGNIYVGRGWDYANTYANNSLSVTFMGDYIRHIPDEKQIDAVRYLLAYGITNKHLAIDYKLVAQNQTKSTRSPGLNVYKEIIKFPHWYPCGMDGNPGCGVELGMSGTWNGTM; encoded by the exons ATGTACGACCAGAATATGCATCCAATGTCCTCCGCGGCAAGTAATGCCCTGATGAGCTTACAAAATCGCGGTGCAACTAATTCAGCTAATACGGCAGGAGGAGCGTCAGCAACTGCAGGAAATGTTGCTACTCCACAAAATCTCTTTGCCAATCCTGCCATACAGCCATCAAGTGTTATCAATTTGTCAAATTCGAGTGACGTCGTGATCGGTCCAATGACCCAATATCAAGGACCAGTTACCATTTATCAGTATATGGATGCTACAGTTGAAGCTAGATCTATGCAAGCaaatggtggtg GTATCACAAATAATCGTCACACAGCCACTGCAACCTCAATTCAAACAATATCAACATCAACTAAAATCCTATTTGCATTTGTACTGATTGTTCTTATAATAATTGGATTTATAGCCTACTTAGAATTACGTCATAACAGAAGAAATGATGATAAAAGGGAAATTCTATTTGGAAATAACTACGACACAGGCACat TTCCGAACTTAGGAAATGGACATCTTGTAGTCGATAGAGAACAATGGGGTACATCGGAGCAAGCTAAAAACCTAACACATCCTTTACGCCATCCAATTCCTTATGTGATGATAACGCACGTTGGTGTGCAATCAACTCCATGCTTTACCATTTACAAATGTTCCATAAAAATGAGAACCCTTCAAGATTCCTCAATTGCCGAAAAAGGATTGCCTGATATCTCTTCTAATTTCTAT GTTGGTAACGATGGAAACATTTACGTTGGACGGGGCTGGGACTATGCCAATACATATGCCAATAATTCACTATCAGTCACCTTCATGGGTGATTATATTCGTCATATTCCAGATGAGAAACAAATCGATGCCGTAAGGTATCTACTTGCATATGGAATAACCAATAAGCACTTGGCAATCGATTATAAATTGGTGGCACAAAATCAG ACAAAATCAACACGAAGCCCTGGTTTAAATGTTTATAAGGAGATAATCAAATTTCCACACTGGTATCCATGCGGAATGGATGGCAATCCGGGTTGTGGAGTTGAACTTGGTATGTCAGGGACTTGGAATGGTACAATGTAG
- the LOC129910326 gene encoding peptidoglycan-recognition protein LA isoform X1 encodes MYDQNMHPMSSAASNALMSLQNRGATNSANTAGGASATAGNVATPQNLFANPAIQPSSVINLSNSSDVVIGPMTQYQGPVTIYQYMDATVEARSMQANGGGGITNNRHTATATSIQTISTSTKILFAFVLIVLIIIGFIAYLELRHNRRNDDKREILFGNNYDTGTFPNLGNGHLVVDREQWGTSEQAKNLTHPLRHPIPYVMITHVGVQSTPCFTIYKCSIKMRTLQDSSIAEKGLPDISSNFYVGNDGNIYVGRGWDYANTYANNSLSVTFMGDYIRHIPDEKQIDAVRYLLAYGITNKHLAIDYKLVAQNQTKSTRSPGLNVYKEIIKFPHWYPCGMDGNPGCGVELGMSGTWNGTM; translated from the exons ATGTACGACCAGAATATGCATCCAATGTCCTCCGCGGCAAGTAATGCCCTGATGAGCTTACAAAATCGCGGTGCAACTAATTCAGCTAATACGGCAGGAGGAGCGTCAGCAACTGCAGGAAATGTTGCTACTCCACAAAATCTCTTTGCCAATCCTGCCATACAGCCATCAAGTGTTATCAATTTGTCAAATTCGAGTGACGTCGTGATCGGTCCAATGACCCAATATCAAGGACCAGTTACCATTTATCAGTATATGGATGCTACAGTTGAAGCTAGATCTATGCAAGCaaatggtggtggtg GTATCACAAATAATCGTCACACAGCCACTGCAACCTCAATTCAAACAATATCAACATCAACTAAAATCCTATTTGCATTTGTACTGATTGTTCTTATAATAATTGGATTTATAGCCTACTTAGAATTACGTCATAACAGAAGAAATGATGATAAAAGGGAAATTCTATTTGGAAATAACTACGACACAGGCACat TTCCGAACTTAGGAAATGGACATCTTGTAGTCGATAGAGAACAATGGGGTACATCGGAGCAAGCTAAAAACCTAACACATCCTTTACGCCATCCAATTCCTTATGTGATGATAACGCACGTTGGTGTGCAATCAACTCCATGCTTTACCATTTACAAATGTTCCATAAAAATGAGAACCCTTCAAGATTCCTCAATTGCCGAAAAAGGATTGCCTGATATCTCTTCTAATTTCTAT GTTGGTAACGATGGAAACATTTACGTTGGACGGGGCTGGGACTATGCCAATACATATGCCAATAATTCACTATCAGTCACCTTCATGGGTGATTATATTCGTCATATTCCAGATGAGAAACAAATCGATGCCGTAAGGTATCTACTTGCATATGGAATAACCAATAAGCACTTGGCAATCGATTATAAATTGGTGGCACAAAATCAG ACAAAATCAACACGAAGCCCTGGTTTAAATGTTTATAAGGAGATAATCAAATTTCCACACTGGTATCCATGCGGAATGGATGGCAATCCGGGTTGTGGAGTTGAACTTGGTATGTCAGGGACTTGGAATGGTACAATGTAG
- the LOC129910326 gene encoding peptidoglycan-recognition protein LA isoform X3 yields the protein MKLLLKVNSEKRRNNQRNRSPQPPPRERITNNRHTATATSIQTISTSTKILFAFVLIVLIIIGFIAYLELRHNRRNDDKREILFGNNYDTGTFPNLGNGHLVVDREQWGTSEQAKNLTHPLRHPIPYVMITHVGVQSTPCFTIYKCSIKMRTLQDSSIAEKGLPDISSNFYVGNDGNIYVGRGWDYANTYANNSLSVTFMGDYIRHIPDEKQIDAVRYLLAYGITNKHLAIDYKLVAQNQTKSTRSPGLNVYKEIIKFPHWYPCGMDGNPGCGVELGMSGTWNGTM from the exons ATGAAGCTTTTGTTAAAAGTCAATTCGGAGAAAAGGCGAAATAATCAACGTAACAGGAGCCCACAGCCTCCACCAAGAGAAC GTATCACAAATAATCGTCACACAGCCACTGCAACCTCAATTCAAACAATATCAACATCAACTAAAATCCTATTTGCATTTGTACTGATTGTTCTTATAATAATTGGATTTATAGCCTACTTAGAATTACGTCATAACAGAAGAAATGATGATAAAAGGGAAATTCTATTTGGAAATAACTACGACACAGGCACat TTCCGAACTTAGGAAATGGACATCTTGTAGTCGATAGAGAACAATGGGGTACATCGGAGCAAGCTAAAAACCTAACACATCCTTTACGCCATCCAATTCCTTATGTGATGATAACGCACGTTGGTGTGCAATCAACTCCATGCTTTACCATTTACAAATGTTCCATAAAAATGAGAACCCTTCAAGATTCCTCAATTGCCGAAAAAGGATTGCCTGATATCTCTTCTAATTTCTAT GTTGGTAACGATGGAAACATTTACGTTGGACGGGGCTGGGACTATGCCAATACATATGCCAATAATTCACTATCAGTCACCTTCATGGGTGATTATATTCGTCATATTCCAGATGAGAAACAAATCGATGCCGTAAGGTATCTACTTGCATATGGAATAACCAATAAGCACTTGGCAATCGATTATAAATTGGTGGCACAAAATCAG ACAAAATCAACACGAAGCCCTGGTTTAAATGTTTATAAGGAGATAATCAAATTTCCACACTGGTATCCATGCGGAATGGATGGCAATCCGGGTTGTGGAGTTGAACTTGGTATGTCAGGGACTTGGAATGGTACAATGTAG